The segment TAAtatcctgcaaacacacaatctTTCATTCACACTACATCCAATAAATTGCACAATCAGGACAGATATGGATCTAAGCTGTTATTTGAGTGGTTGTCTGAGGCATTAGGCCATGACGTGATAATTCTAGAAATGAATGTGGTGTTCTTCATTGTTCACAGAGGTGCTCCCTCTGGTGCAGTTCTACCTGGAGGAGGGCATCAATGACGAGGAGGCTCTGTCTCTTATTGACCTGGAAGTTCCTCAAACAGATCAGAGGGACGCACGGTGGCAAGACATGGACAATGGTGGTATCCTTTGATCATCggctgcacataaacacacacacacaaagcagcagattaTTCACATGATATTCATGAATTATTAAGTTCTCCTTCTGCTACCCTAACATGCTGCACATCTCATCAAAACAAGGCATGTGGCTGTGCTCTGCTTTGTGACAGTTCTAAAAGCTGTTTAGTCTGAGTTGGCCCTGATTCTGTGCCTGTGGGTAAGCTGTCAGAACTAAGTCATCTTAGCTCTTGAGCTAATAGGGTTAGTGAGGCTCTCCTGTCTCATCTTAATGACACTAACCCTCAGAGAGCTGTAGCCACAGCCCTAGTGCAGGGATTAACCTGCATTAGCCAGCAGACACTCAAGGGCACGGAGGTCTGCTCTGTTCTTTCAGAGCTGCGACGTGACTGACAGGCACAACTGATTTTGAACACTCTCCCCCTCAGAATAGTCTCAGGGATAATTTTATACAAGGTTTTGCTCTGTTGCAATGTCAGTACAGAAAATGCATGCGACAAGTATAAAATGTGTTGAAACGTGTGAAATAAATACACATCACTTCggttatttgttttaattaataaCAATAAGAGCTGCAGGCTTTGAGGATGGATGATGGTTTGGATGATGCAGAGGAGGACCCATTTACAGCCAAAATGAGCTTTGAGGTAAGAGGACAAAGGACAAAATAGATGAGGTGATTAATATTCTGCCAAGTGGGCAAACCAGCTGGAGAGGGTGAAAGGACAGAGTCCATAATAGAGTGTGGATGATGTTCATCtttgtgtccaaacagcaggGGGGGTCGAACTTTGTCCCTGTCAAGGTGAGTCGTTCTGTGCTGCACTCCATGAGCAGGAGGGACGTCCTGATCAAACGCTGGCCCAGGCCACTCAAATGGGAATACTTCCGTTCCCTGCTGCCTGATGTGAGCATCACCATGTGCCCCACCTGCTTCAAGGTACAGCATTTAGAAGGCACACAGCTATGACCTGATGTGAACCACCTAGTTCAAACCTAGGAGGTTTTgattcttatttttctttcctgtcaAGTTGCTTGTACTTTTTCGGGTAATGTTTCCATCTCTGTGTTTCCTCATAGATGTTTCACAGTGAGGATTACGAGCTCCTTGTGCTTCAGCACAACTGCTGTCCTTACTGCCGCAGGCCCATCGACGAACCAAATTAATCTATACATAAGACTGGAGCAGCTATTTGAAACTTTTTTTGCTTGCTGATTTCCCGATTTCTGTCATAATGTTTAGGCCGGTTTGCATATCTGTTACACACACTCCCTTCAAAGAGCAGCTTTCTGTTATCCGAGGATGAATAGCTAGTAATACCTGTGGtgtctgagtgttggtcattaCAGAGTGTAAGAAAAGTGCACCATCAGCCAGTCAACCCACCTGGATTATTAGGATCAGATTACCTAGGCCTATCAGTGATTACATCATCCCTTTAAATACAAAATGGCTGTACTGTATAAAATTGtgaatttatattttaaacaaaacactagtttgattaaataaaacatgtttttgtagaTTCTATTATTACTGAATGCCAACGTGCATTCCTTAAAGCATTCCTTAAAGCATGTGTATTGTATGTATCATAATGATAGAAGTCATGTCATTTTTATACTGTTACACAGAATatctttttaataaaacattttggcATGTACTGTTCAGAGTTTCAGTGTTGCAACTAGAGTAATAATAACTTCTGACTTTCAGATTGAGCTGGGGGGAGAGAGCATGTTATGAGCAGTGTGTCCGACTGATTCTGATTACACACTCAAAGCTATGAGCTGAGCTTTGCATTATGCAGTGGTTAGGGATTAAGCTTTTACACATGCAAATAAGTTGGATTGCTTAAGAAATTTCATTTATAGTTTGTCCACTCTGAATGGTTCAAATCACAGACTGGGTCCTTTCAGCTGTCTCCCAATCTAATGCAGCATTGATGCATATGACAGTATAATGATAGGGTTCGGTTAGCCATGGCTGCAACCTCTCACCTTGAAAATGCTTAACAAACCACATATCTATTTCTGGGGTTTCTCTTgtaatgcttgtgtgtgtgtgaatgaaacaGAGAGGGACTCTCAGATTGAGTGTCTTAATTCCATCTCTGCTAACACTTTGCTCCTTGCACATCCCTAATCCGACCTGCCTGTTAAAAGGTGCTGCACCTCCTCAGGGGGTTGCAGAGAACATCTTACTTCCACAAGATCTGTCCCTCCGTCTATCCTCTCTCTGTCATTTTCACTTCAGCTGCAACAAAAGACTCCCTCGCAGTACTTTACATTTCTAAGAAGAGAGGCTATTTCATCTTCCGTCAAGGTTTCAGAGGACGAAAAGAGttcaacagctgcagccatgaaTGGCACAGAAGGACCCAACTTTTATGTCCCCATGTCTAACAAGACAGGGCTGGTGCGCAGCCCGTTCGAGTACCCTCAGTACTACCTGGCCGAGCCCTGGAAGTACTCTCTTGTTGCTGCTTACATGCTATTCCTCATCATCACTGCCTTCCCCATTAACTTCCTCACCCTCTATGTCACTGTCAAACACAAAAAGCTGAGGACGCCACTGAACTATGTGCTGCTCAACCTGGCAGTGGCTGACCTATTTATGGTGGTTGGGGGCTTCACGGTTACACTCTACACAGCCTTGCATGGATATTTCATCTTGGGGGTCACCGGCTGCAATATTGAGGGATTCTTCGCCACATTAGGAGGTAAGAGACAAAGTCTGTGATAAAGTGTAAAATTGTCCATGAATTTTCTCGGTGGGTCTCATTAAATACTGTATTTCTACTGTACTTGTAATCTTTTGAAATTTACACCTGCCTTGTTTTATGTCTCAGGAGAGATTGCTCTCTGGTCTCTGGTGGTTTTGGCTATTGAGCGATACATTGTGGTCTGTAAACCAGTGGCCAACTTCCGCTTTGGAGAAAAACATGCCATCGTTGGCCTGGGTTTCACATGGGTCATGGCGTTGACCTGTGCTGGTCCCCCTCTTTTTGGATGGTCCCGGTACTGTCTCAGTGTCTAGATTGTACTTGCCAATTTGCAGAATACATAGCCTTGGGTATTTCTTTAGACATACACAATAGACATGTAGTATCAAATACTATATGCAATAATACTGATGGAAAATATTACTGTGTGTGGATGCAGGTACATTCCAGAGGGAATGCAATGTTCCTGTGGGATTGACTACTACACTCCAAAGCCTGAGATCAACAACACCTCATTCGTCATCTATATGTTTGTCCTCCATTTCTGCATCCCCCTCTTCATCATTTTCTTCTGCTACAGCCgcctgctctgcactgtgcgaGCGGTAAGAACACCACTGCCAATGTTATATTTATGTGATATATTGTTTATCCCTATAGAGAAATTATTCTTTTTTACCTTTACAAGGAGGGGTGAATCATCACACAGTCTCTGGAGATGTAAGGGATTTAGTGGCTCAAGGACACTTCAGGAGGGCAGaccactgccaacatggcagcttATACCCAGGCTATCCTGTGGCTAAAGGGCAGTCTGCCTGCACACTGTGCTGTCCTGTTGCCCTTATTAATAAAATAACAGCATCTATAATGTATTACCTATCATAAATAGTTAAAAATGCTGAATTATCTTATGTCAAGCAACTAGTATTTTTACCTACCAAATGGAAATTAGAGGGGAATTTATAGTAGAGCAGCTGATATACACAATGTAGTTGTTTATCTTATTACTGGATGTGTGGCCTGGATAGGAATCATTTCCTGTATTTGTGTCACGTGGTATTTGTGT is part of the Parambassis ranga chromosome 7, fParRan2.1, whole genome shotgun sequence genome and harbors:
- the exorh gene encoding extra-ocular rhodopsin, which codes for MNGTEGPNFYVPMSNKTGLVRSPFEYPQYYLAEPWKYSLVAAYMLFLIITAFPINFLTLYVTVKHKKLRTPLNYVLLNLAVADLFMVVGGFTVTLYTALHGYFILGVTGCNIEGFFATLGGEIALWSLVVLAIERYIVVCKPVANFRFGEKHAIVGLGFTWVMALTCAGPPLFGWSRYIPEGMQCSCGIDYYTPKPEINNTSFVIYMFVLHFCIPLFIIFFCYSRLLCTVRAAAALQQESETTQRAEKEVTRMVVVMVISFLVCWVPYATVAWYIFANQGTEFGPVFMTAPAFFAKSAALYNPVIYILLNRQFRNCMITTVCCGKNPFGDDETTVSKTQTSSVSSSQVAPA